The following coding sequences are from one Vicugna pacos chromosome 11, VicPac4, whole genome shotgun sequence window:
- the ZSWIM8 gene encoding zinc finger SWIM domain-containing protein 8 isoform X3, whose product MELMFAEWEDGERFSFEDSDRFEEDSLCSFISEAESLCQNWRGWRKQSAGPNSPTGGGGGGGSGGTRMRDGLVIPLVELSAKQVAFHIPFEVVEKVYPPVPEQLQLRIAFWSFPENEEDIRLYSCLANGSADEFQRGDQLFRMRAVKDPLQIGFHLSATVVPPQMVPPKGAYNVAVMFDRCRVTSCSCTCGAGAKWCTHVVALCLFRIHNASAVCLRAPVSESLSRLQRDQLQKFAQYLISELPQQILPTAQRLLDELLSSQSTAINTVCGAPDPTAGPSASDQSTWYLDESTLTDNIKKTLHKFCGPSPVVFSDVNSMYLSSTEPPAAAEWACLLRPLRGREPEGVWNLLSIVREMFKRRDSNAAPLLEILTDQCLSYEQITGWWYSVRTSASHSSASGHTGRSNGQSEVAAHACASMCDEMVTLWRLAVLDPALSPQRRRELCVQLRQWQLKVIENVKWGQHKKILERLFPGFRPAVEACYFNWEEAYPLPGVTYSATDRKLALCWARALPPRPGASRSGGLEESRERPRPLPTEPAVRPKEPGAKRKGLGEGVPSSQRGPRRLSAEGGEKALHKMGPGGGKAKVLGGAGNGGKGSAGSGNKRRLSSEDSSLEPDLAEMSLDDSSLALGAEASTFGGFPESPPPCPHPGGSRGPSTFLPEPPDTFEEDGGVYFSEGPEPPTASVCPPGLLPREICTQDDLPSTDESGNGLPKTKEAGPAVGEEDDDYQAYYLNAQDGAGGEEEKAEGGAGEEHDLFAGLKPLEQESRMEVLFACAEALHAHGYSNEASRLTVELAQDLLANPPDLKVEPPPAKGKKNKVSTSRQTWVATNTLTKAAFLLTVLSERPEHHNLAFRVGMFALELQRPPASTKALEVKLAYQESEVATLLKKIPLGPSEMSTMRCRAEELREGTLCDYRPVLPLMLASFIFDVLCTPVVSPTGSRPPSRNWNNEMPGDEELGFEAAVAALGMKTTVSEAEHPLLCEGTRREKGDLALALMITYKDDQAKLKKILDKLLDRESQTHKPQTLSSFYSSSRPATASQRSPSKHGGPSAPGALQPLTSGSAGPAQPGSVAGAGPGPTEGFTEKNVPESSPHSPCEGLPSEAALTPRPEGKVPSRLALGSRGGYNGRGWGSPGRPKKKHTGMASIDSSAPETTSDSSPTLSRRPLRGGWAPTSWGRGQDSDSISSSSSDSLGSSSSSGSRRASASGGARAKTVEVGRYKGRRPESHAPHVPNQPSEAAAHFYFELAKTVLIKAGGNSSTSIFTHPSSSGGHQGPHRNLHLCAFEIGLYALGLHNFVSPNWLSRTYSSHVSWITGQAMEIGSAALTILVECWDGHLTPPEVASLADRASRARDSNMVRAAAELALSCLPHAHALNPNEIQRALVQCKEQDNLMLEKACMAVEEAAKGGGVYPEVLFEVAHQWFWLYEQTAGGSSTAREGATSCNASGIKAAGEAGRGLPEGRGGPGTEPVTVAAAAVTAATVVPVISVGSSLYPGPGLGHGHSPGLHPYTALQPHLPCSPQYLTHPAHPAHPMPHMPRPAVFPVPSSAYPQGVHPAFLGAQYPYSVTPPSLAATAVSFPVPSMAPITVHPYHTEPGLPLPTSVACELWGQGTVSSVHPASTFPAIQGASLPALTTQPSPLVSGGFPPPEEEAHSQPVNPHSLHHLHAAYRVGMLALEMLGRRAHNDHPNNFSRSPPYTDDVKWLLGLAAKLGVNYVHQFCVGAAKGVLSPFVLQEIVMETLQRLSPAHAHNHLRAPAFHQLVQRCQQAYMQYIHHRLIHLTPADYDDFVNAIRSARSAFCLTPMGMMQFNDILQNLKRSKQTKELWQRVSLEMTTFSP is encoded by the exons ATGGAGCTGATGTTCGCGGAGTGGGAGGACGGAGAGCGCTTCTCTTTCGAGGATTCGGACCGCTTTGAGGAGGATTCGCTCTGTTCCTTCATCTCCGAGGCCGAGAGCCTCTGCCAGAACTGGCGGGGATGGCGCAAACAGTCAGCGGGGCCCAATTCCCCCACTGGCGGCGGTGGCGGAGGTGGCAGTGGCGGTACCAGAATGCGAG ATGGACTGGTGATCCCATTGGTGGAGTTGTCAGCAAAGCAGGTGGCATTTCACATCCCATTTGAAGTGGTGGAGAAAGTTTACCCGCCGGTACCCGAGCAGCTACAGCTCCGAATTGCTTTTTGGAGCTTCCCTGAGAATGAAGAGGATATTCG ACTATATTCCTGCCTGGCCAACGGCAGTGCAGATGAGTTCCAGCGAGGGGATCAGCTGTTCCGCATGAGAGCTGTGAAGGATCCCCTACAGATAG GGTTCCACCTGAGTGCTACTGTGGTGCCACCTCAGATGGTCCCCCCCAAAGGGGCCTACAACGTGGCTGTGATGTTTGACCGCTGCCGGGTCACTTCCTGCAGCTGCACCTGTGGGGCTGGGGCCAAATGGTGCACCCACGTCGTGGCACTCTGTCTCTTCCGCATCCACAAC GCTTCTGCAGTCTGCCTCCGGGCCCCAGTGTCAGAGTCCTTGTCGCGGCTACAGAGGGACCAGCTGCAGAAGTTTGCTCAGTACCTCATCAGTGAGCTGCCTCAACAG ATCCTCCCCACAGCCCAGCGTCTCCTGGATGAACTCCTCTCCTCCCAGTCAACAGCCATCAATACAGTGTGTGGAGCCCCAG ACCCCACAGCAGGGCCCTCGGCCTCTGACCAGAGTACTTGGTATTTGGATGAGTCAACACTCACTGACAACATCAAGAAGACGCTACACAAGTTCTGCGGCCCCTCTCCTGTGGTCTTCAG TGACGTGAACTCCATGTATCTGTCTTCCACGGAGCCTCCGGCCGCTGCAGAATGGGCATGTCTGCTGCGCCCTCTGAGGGGCCGAGAGCCAGAGGGCGTCTGGAACTTGCTCAGCATCGTGCGGGAGATGTTCAAGCGGAGGGACAGCAATGCTGCCCCCTTGTTGGAGATCCTCACTGACCAGTGCCTCTCTTACGAACAG ATAACAGGTTGGTGGTACAGCGTGCGCACCTCAGCCTCACACAGCAGCGCCAGTGGGCACACGGGCCGTAGCAACGGGCAGTCAGAGGTGGCGGCCCACGCGTGTGCCAGCATGTGTGACGAGATGGTCACTCTGTGGAGGCTGGCTGTGCTGGACCCTGCACTCAGCCCCCAGCG CCGCCGGGAGCTGTGTGTGCAGCTGCGCCAGTGGCAGCTGAAGGTGATTGAGAACGTGAAGTGGGGACAGCACAAGAAGATCCTGGAGCGCCTTTTCCCTGGCTTCCGGCCAGCAGTGGAAGCCTGCTACTTCAACTGGGAAGAGGCCTACCCACTTCCCGGTGTTACCTACAGTGCCACTGACCGGAAgctggccctgtgctgggcccGAGCCCTACCCCCTCGGCCAGGTGCCTCCCGATCTGGGGGCCTGGAGGAATCCCGGGAgcggccccgccctctccccacCGAGCCAGCTGTGCGGCCCAAGGAGCCTGGGGCCAAGCGCAAGGGATTGGGTGAGGGCGTCCCCTCATCACAGAGGGGTCCCCGCCGCCTCTCAGCTGAGGGGGGAGAAAAAGCTCTGCATAAGATGGGTCCAGGTGGGGGCAAAGCCAAAGTATTGGGTGGGGCTGGCAATGGGGGCAAGGGCTCAGCAGGCAGTGGGAACAAGCGACGGCTGAGCAGTGAGGACAGCTCCTTGGAGCCAGATCTGGCTGAGatgagcctggatgacagcagcctggccctgggcgcaGAGGCCAGCACCTTCGGTGGATTCCCTGAGAGTCCACCACCCTGCCCTCACCCTGGTGGCTCCCGAGGCCCTTCTACCTTCCTTCCTGAACCTCCAGATACTTTTGAAGAAGATGGTGGCGTGTACTTCTCAGAAGGGCCTGAGCCCCCCACAGCCTCTGTGTGCCCCCCTGGCCTACTGCCCAGGGAGATCTGTACCCAGGATGACCTCCCTTCCACAGATGAGAGTGGCAATGGGCTCCCTAAAACCAAAGAGGCAGGCCCTGCAGTTGGAGAGGAGGATGATGACTACCAGGCATATTATCTGAATGCCCAGGACGGGGCTGGGGGCGAGGAAGAGAAGGCTgagggcggggctggggaggagcACGACCTGTTTGCCGGGCTGAAGCCACTGGAACAGGAGAGCCGCATGGAG GTATTATTTGCCTGTGCTGAGGCCTTGCATGCTCATGGCTACAGCAATGAGGCCTCCCGCCTCACTGTAGAGCTTGCCCAAGACCTGCTAGCCAACCCACCTGACCTCAAGGTAGAGCCGCCCCCTGCCAAG GGCAAGAAGAACAAGGTGTCTACAAGCCGTCAGACGTGGGTGGCTACCAACACCCTGACAAAGGCGGCCTTCCTGTTAACAGTGCTAAGTGAGCGCCCAGAGCACCATAACTTGGCCTTCCGAGTGGGCATGTTTGCCTTGGAGCTACAGCGGCCCCCAGCTTCTACCAAGGCCTTGGAG GTGAAACTGGCATACCAGGAGTCTGAGGTGGCCACCCTGCTCAAGAAGATTCCTCTGGGTCCAAGTGAGATGAGTACCATGCGGTGCCGGGCTGAGGAGCTTCGGGAGGGGACACTCTGTGACTATCGGCCTGTTTTGCCTCTCATGTTGGCCAGTTTCATCTTTGATGTTCTCTGTACTCCAG TGGTTTCTCCCACGGGTTCCCGACCTCCAAGTCGTAACTGGAACAACGAGATGCCTGGGGatgaggagctgggatttgaagcaGCAGTTGCTGCCTTGG GCATGAAGACAACAGTGAGTGAGGCGGAGCATCCCCTGCTGTGTGAAGGCACACGTCGGGAGAAGGGTGACCTGGCATTGGCACTGATGATCACTTACAAGGATGAccaggccaaactcaaaaag ATCTTAGACAAACTCTTGGACCGAGAGAGCCAGACACACAAACCACAGACACTGAGTTCGTTCTACTCATCTAGCCGCCCAGCCACAGCCAGCCAGAGGTCTCCTTCAAAACATGGGGGCCCATCTGCCCCAGGGGCCTTGCAGCCGCTGACCTCAGGCTCTGCAGGGCCTGCTCAGCCAGGGAGTgtggcaggggctgggccaggtCCCACTGAGGGCTTCACAGAGAAGAATGTGCCTG AGAGTTCCCCACATTCCCCCTGTGAGGGTCTCCCATCTGAGGCAGCTTTGACCCCAAGGCCAGAGGGGAAGGTTCCCAGCCGCCTGGCACTTGGCAGTCGTGGAGGCTACAATGGACGGGGCTGGGGCTCACCAGGGCGGCCTAAGAAGAAGCACACAG GCATGGCCAGCATTGACAGCAGTGCCCCTGAAACAACATCAGATAGCTCCCCAACCTTAAGCCGGAGGCCACTTCGAGGGGGCTGGGCCCCTACCTCCTGGGGTCGAGGACAGGACAGTGACAGCATCAGCAGCTCTTCCTCGGACTCCCTTGGCTCCTCGTCATCCAGTGGAAGTCGCCGGGCCAGTGCCAGTGGAGGGGCCCGGGCGAAGACAGTTGAGGTTGGCAG GTACAAGGGCCGCCGTCCTGAGAGTCATGCCCCCCATGTACCCAATCAGCCGTCAGAGGCAGCTGCACACTTCTACTTCGAGCTGGCGAAGACGGTGCTGATCAAGGCAGGGGGCAACAGCAGCACTTCCATTTTCACACATCCATCTTCCTCAGGGGGCCACCAGGGTCCTCACCGAAACCTGCACCTTTGCGCCTTCGAGATTGGGCTCTATGCCCTTGGCCTGCACAACTTTGTTTCTCCCAACTGGCTCTCACGTACCTATTCTTCCCACGTTTCCTGGATTACAG GCCAGGCAATGGAGATTGGCAGTGCAGCCCTAACTATACTGGTAGAATGCTGGGATGGGCATCTGACGCCCCCTGAGGTTGCATCCCTGGCCGACAGGGCATCACGGGCACGAGACTCCAATATGGTGAGGGCAGCGGCAGAGCTAGCCCTAAGTTGTCTGCCTCATGCCCATGCGTTGAACCCCAATGAGATCCAGCGGGCCCTGGTGCAGTGCAAGGAGCAG GATAACCTGATGTTGGAGAAGGCCTGCATGGCAGTGGAAGAGGCAGCTAAGGGTGGGGGCGTATACCCCGAAGTGTTGTTTGAGGTTGCTCACCAGTGGTTCTGGCTATATGAGCAAACAGCAGGTGGCTCATCCACAGCCCGTGAAGGGGCTACAAGCTGTAATGCCAGTGGGATCAAGGCAGCTGGGGAGGCTGGGCGGGGGCTGCCTGAGGGCAGGGGGGGCCCAGGGACTGAGCCGGTTACTGTGGCGGCAGCAGCAGTGACAGCAGCCACAGTGGTGCCAGTCATCTCGGTGGGGTCCAGTTTATATCCGGGTCCAGGACTGGGGCATGGTCATTCCCCTGGCCTGCACCCCTACACTGCTCTACAGCCCCACCTGCCCTGCAGCCCTCAATACCTCACCCACCCAGCTCACCCCGCCCACCCCATGCCTCACATGCCCCGGCCTGCCGTCTTCCCTGTGCCCAGCTCTGCGTACCCACAG GGTGTGCATCCTGCATTCCTGGGGGCTCAGTACCCTTACTCGGTGACTCCCCCCTCACTTGCTGCCACTGCTGTGTCTTTCCCCGTCCCTTCCATGGCACCCATCACAGTACATCCCTACCACACAGAGCCAGGGCTCCCACTGCCCACCAGTGTGGCCTGTGAGTTGTGGGGACAGGGAACAG TGAGCAGTGTCCATCCAGCTTCCACGTTTCCAGCCATCCAGGGTGCCTCACTGCCTGCCCTGACCACACAGCCCAGCCCTCTGGTGAGCGGGGGTTTTCCACCACCTGAGGAGGAGGCGCACAGTCAGCCTGTCAACCCGCACAGCCTCCACCACCTGCACGCGGCCTACCGTGTTG GAATGCTGGCACTGGAGATGCTGGGTCGCCGGGCACACAACGATCACCCCAACAACTTCTCCCGCTCCCCCCCCTACACTGATGATGTCAAATGGTTGCTGGGGCTGGCAGCAAAGCTGG gagTGAACTACGTGCACCAGTTCTGTGTGGGGGCAGCCAAGGGGGTGCTGAGCCCGTTTGTGCTGCAGGAGATCGTCATGGAGACGCTGCAGCGGCTGAGCCCCGCTCATGCCCACAACCACCTGCGGGCCCCGGCCTTCCACCAACTGGTGCAGCGCTGCCAGCAGGCATACATGCAG TACATCCACCACCGCTTGATTCACCTGACCCCCGCCGACTACGACGACTTTGTGAATGCGATCCGGAGTGCTCGCAGCGCCTTCTGCCTGACCCCCATGGGCATGATGCAGTTCAACGACATCCTGCAGAACCTCAAGCGCAGCAAACAGACCAAGGAGCTGTGGCAGCGGGTCTCACTCGAGatgaccaccttctccccctga
- the ZSWIM8 gene encoding zinc finger SWIM domain-containing protein 8 isoform X1, which yields MELMFAEWEDGERFSFEDSDRFEEDSLCSFISEAESLCQNWRGWRKQSAGPNSPTGGGGGGGSGGTRMRDGLVIPLVELSAKQVAFHIPFEVVEKVYPPVPEQLQLRIAFWSFPENEEDIRLYSCLANGSADEFQRGDQLFRMRAVKDPLQIGFHLSATVVPPQMVPPKGAYNVAVMFDRCRVTSCSCTCGAGAKWCTHVVALCLFRIHNASAVCLRAPVSESLSRLQRDQLQKFAQYLISELPQQILPTAQRLLDELLSSQSTAINTVCGAPDPTAGPSASDQSTWYLDESTLTDNIKKTLHKFCGPSPVVFSDVNSMYLSSTEPPAAAEWACLLRPLRGREPEGVWNLLSIVREMFKRRDSNAAPLLEILTDQCLSYEQITGWWYSVRTSASHSSASGHTGRSNGQSEVAAHACASMCDEMVTLWRLAVLDPALSPQRRRELCVQLRQWQLKVIENVKWGQHKKILERLFPGFRPAVEACYFNWEEAYPLPGVTYSATDRKLALCWARALPPRPGASRSGGLEESRERPRPLPTEPAVRPKEPGAKRKGLGEGVPSSQRGPRRLSAEGGEKALHKMGPGGGKAKVLGGAGNGGKGSAGSGNKRRLSSEDSSLEPDLAEMSLDDSSLALGAEASTFGGFPESPPPCPHPGGSRGPSTFLPEPPDTFEEDGGVYFSEGPEPPTASVCPPGLLPREICTQDDLPSTDESGNGLPKTKEAGPAVGEEDDDYQAYYLNAQDGAGGEEEKAEGGAGEEHDLFAGLKPLEQESRMEVLFACAEALHAHGYSNEASRLTVELAQDLLANPPDLKVEPPPAKGKKNKVSTSRQTWVATNTLTKAAFLLTVLSERPEHHNLAFRVGMFALELQRPPASTKALEVKLAYQESEVATLLKKIPLGPSEMSTMRCRAEELREGTLCDYRPVLPLMLASFIFDVLCTPVVSPTGSRPPSRNWNNEMPGDEELGFEAAVAALGMKTTVSEAEHPLLCEGTRREKGDLALALMITYKDDQAKLKKILDKLLDRESQTHKPQTLSSFYSSSRPATASQRSPSKHGGPSAPGALQPLTSGSAGPAQPGSVAGAGPGPTEGFTEKNVPESSPHSPCEGLPSEAALTPRPEGKVPSRLALGSRGGYNGRGWGSPGRPKKKHTGMASIDSSAPETTSDSSPTLSRRPLRGGWAPTSWGRGQDSDSISSSSSDSLGSSSSSGSRRASASGGARAKTVEVGRYKGRRPESHAPHVPNQPSEAAAHFYFELAKTVLIKAGGNSSTSIFTHPSSSGGHQGPHRNLHLCAFEIGLYALGLHNFVSPNWLSRTYSSHVSWITGQAMEIGSAALTILVECWDGHLTPPEVASLADRASRARDSNMVRAAAELALSCLPHAHALNPNEIQRALVQCKEQDNLMLEKACMAVEEAAKGGGVYPEVLFEVAHQWFWLYEQTAGGSSTAREGATSCNASGIKAAGEAGRGLPEGRGGPGTEPVTVAAAAVTAATVVPVISVGSSLYPGPGLGHGHSPGLHPYTALQPHLPCSPQYLTHPAHPAHPMPHMPRPAVFPVPSSAYPQGVHPAFLGAQYPYSVTPPSLAATAVSFPVPSMAPITVHPYHTEPGLPLPTSVACELWGQGTVSSVHPASTFPAIQGASLPALTTQPSPLVSGGFPPPEEEAHSQPVNPHSLHHLHAAYRVGMLALEMLGRRAHNDHPNNFSRSPPYTDDVKWLLGLAAKLGDRHGDAAAAEPRSCPQPPAGPGLPPTGAALPAGIHAVHPPPLDSPDPRRLRRLCECDPECSQRLLPDPHGHDAVQRHPAEPQAQQTDQGAVAAGLTRDDHLLPLSLAPLGAYTGTQACGYGGSSQRGNESWLDRSSPLGSLVAQTGSCSWAVAWGQDVSDPRSLGLGETALSGRGRWVASGIYLAFINI from the exons ATGGAGCTGATGTTCGCGGAGTGGGAGGACGGAGAGCGCTTCTCTTTCGAGGATTCGGACCGCTTTGAGGAGGATTCGCTCTGTTCCTTCATCTCCGAGGCCGAGAGCCTCTGCCAGAACTGGCGGGGATGGCGCAAACAGTCAGCGGGGCCCAATTCCCCCACTGGCGGCGGTGGCGGAGGTGGCAGTGGCGGTACCAGAATGCGAG ATGGACTGGTGATCCCATTGGTGGAGTTGTCAGCAAAGCAGGTGGCATTTCACATCCCATTTGAAGTGGTGGAGAAAGTTTACCCGCCGGTACCCGAGCAGCTACAGCTCCGAATTGCTTTTTGGAGCTTCCCTGAGAATGAAGAGGATATTCG ACTATATTCCTGCCTGGCCAACGGCAGTGCAGATGAGTTCCAGCGAGGGGATCAGCTGTTCCGCATGAGAGCTGTGAAGGATCCCCTACAGATAG GGTTCCACCTGAGTGCTACTGTGGTGCCACCTCAGATGGTCCCCCCCAAAGGGGCCTACAACGTGGCTGTGATGTTTGACCGCTGCCGGGTCACTTCCTGCAGCTGCACCTGTGGGGCTGGGGCCAAATGGTGCACCCACGTCGTGGCACTCTGTCTCTTCCGCATCCACAAC GCTTCTGCAGTCTGCCTCCGGGCCCCAGTGTCAGAGTCCTTGTCGCGGCTACAGAGGGACCAGCTGCAGAAGTTTGCTCAGTACCTCATCAGTGAGCTGCCTCAACAG ATCCTCCCCACAGCCCAGCGTCTCCTGGATGAACTCCTCTCCTCCCAGTCAACAGCCATCAATACAGTGTGTGGAGCCCCAG ACCCCACAGCAGGGCCCTCGGCCTCTGACCAGAGTACTTGGTATTTGGATGAGTCAACACTCACTGACAACATCAAGAAGACGCTACACAAGTTCTGCGGCCCCTCTCCTGTGGTCTTCAG TGACGTGAACTCCATGTATCTGTCTTCCACGGAGCCTCCGGCCGCTGCAGAATGGGCATGTCTGCTGCGCCCTCTGAGGGGCCGAGAGCCAGAGGGCGTCTGGAACTTGCTCAGCATCGTGCGGGAGATGTTCAAGCGGAGGGACAGCAATGCTGCCCCCTTGTTGGAGATCCTCACTGACCAGTGCCTCTCTTACGAACAG ATAACAGGTTGGTGGTACAGCGTGCGCACCTCAGCCTCACACAGCAGCGCCAGTGGGCACACGGGCCGTAGCAACGGGCAGTCAGAGGTGGCGGCCCACGCGTGTGCCAGCATGTGTGACGAGATGGTCACTCTGTGGAGGCTGGCTGTGCTGGACCCTGCACTCAGCCCCCAGCG CCGCCGGGAGCTGTGTGTGCAGCTGCGCCAGTGGCAGCTGAAGGTGATTGAGAACGTGAAGTGGGGACAGCACAAGAAGATCCTGGAGCGCCTTTTCCCTGGCTTCCGGCCAGCAGTGGAAGCCTGCTACTTCAACTGGGAAGAGGCCTACCCACTTCCCGGTGTTACCTACAGTGCCACTGACCGGAAgctggccctgtgctgggcccGAGCCCTACCCCCTCGGCCAGGTGCCTCCCGATCTGGGGGCCTGGAGGAATCCCGGGAgcggccccgccctctccccacCGAGCCAGCTGTGCGGCCCAAGGAGCCTGGGGCCAAGCGCAAGGGATTGGGTGAGGGCGTCCCCTCATCACAGAGGGGTCCCCGCCGCCTCTCAGCTGAGGGGGGAGAAAAAGCTCTGCATAAGATGGGTCCAGGTGGGGGCAAAGCCAAAGTATTGGGTGGGGCTGGCAATGGGGGCAAGGGCTCAGCAGGCAGTGGGAACAAGCGACGGCTGAGCAGTGAGGACAGCTCCTTGGAGCCAGATCTGGCTGAGatgagcctggatgacagcagcctggccctgggcgcaGAGGCCAGCACCTTCGGTGGATTCCCTGAGAGTCCACCACCCTGCCCTCACCCTGGTGGCTCCCGAGGCCCTTCTACCTTCCTTCCTGAACCTCCAGATACTTTTGAAGAAGATGGTGGCGTGTACTTCTCAGAAGGGCCTGAGCCCCCCACAGCCTCTGTGTGCCCCCCTGGCCTACTGCCCAGGGAGATCTGTACCCAGGATGACCTCCCTTCCACAGATGAGAGTGGCAATGGGCTCCCTAAAACCAAAGAGGCAGGCCCTGCAGTTGGAGAGGAGGATGATGACTACCAGGCATATTATCTGAATGCCCAGGACGGGGCTGGGGGCGAGGAAGAGAAGGCTgagggcggggctggggaggagcACGACCTGTTTGCCGGGCTGAAGCCACTGGAACAGGAGAGCCGCATGGAG GTATTATTTGCCTGTGCTGAGGCCTTGCATGCTCATGGCTACAGCAATGAGGCCTCCCGCCTCACTGTAGAGCTTGCCCAAGACCTGCTAGCCAACCCACCTGACCTCAAGGTAGAGCCGCCCCCTGCCAAG GGCAAGAAGAACAAGGTGTCTACAAGCCGTCAGACGTGGGTGGCTACCAACACCCTGACAAAGGCGGCCTTCCTGTTAACAGTGCTAAGTGAGCGCCCAGAGCACCATAACTTGGCCTTCCGAGTGGGCATGTTTGCCTTGGAGCTACAGCGGCCCCCAGCTTCTACCAAGGCCTTGGAG GTGAAACTGGCATACCAGGAGTCTGAGGTGGCCACCCTGCTCAAGAAGATTCCTCTGGGTCCAAGTGAGATGAGTACCATGCGGTGCCGGGCTGAGGAGCTTCGGGAGGGGACACTCTGTGACTATCGGCCTGTTTTGCCTCTCATGTTGGCCAGTTTCATCTTTGATGTTCTCTGTACTCCAG TGGTTTCTCCCACGGGTTCCCGACCTCCAAGTCGTAACTGGAACAACGAGATGCCTGGGGatgaggagctgggatttgaagcaGCAGTTGCTGCCTTGG GCATGAAGACAACAGTGAGTGAGGCGGAGCATCCCCTGCTGTGTGAAGGCACACGTCGGGAGAAGGGTGACCTGGCATTGGCACTGATGATCACTTACAAGGATGAccaggccaaactcaaaaag ATCTTAGACAAACTCTTGGACCGAGAGAGCCAGACACACAAACCACAGACACTGAGTTCGTTCTACTCATCTAGCCGCCCAGCCACAGCCAGCCAGAGGTCTCCTTCAAAACATGGGGGCCCATCTGCCCCAGGGGCCTTGCAGCCGCTGACCTCAGGCTCTGCAGGGCCTGCTCAGCCAGGGAGTgtggcaggggctgggccaggtCCCACTGAGGGCTTCACAGAGAAGAATGTGCCTG AGAGTTCCCCACATTCCCCCTGTGAGGGTCTCCCATCTGAGGCAGCTTTGACCCCAAGGCCAGAGGGGAAGGTTCCCAGCCGCCTGGCACTTGGCAGTCGTGGAGGCTACAATGGACGGGGCTGGGGCTCACCAGGGCGGCCTAAGAAGAAGCACACAG GCATGGCCAGCATTGACAGCAGTGCCCCTGAAACAACATCAGATAGCTCCCCAACCTTAAGCCGGAGGCCACTTCGAGGGGGCTGGGCCCCTACCTCCTGGGGTCGAGGACAGGACAGTGACAGCATCAGCAGCTCTTCCTCGGACTCCCTTGGCTCCTCGTCATCCAGTGGAAGTCGCCGGGCCAGTGCCAGTGGAGGGGCCCGGGCGAAGACAGTTGAGGTTGGCAG GTACAAGGGCCGCCGTCCTGAGAGTCATGCCCCCCATGTACCCAATCAGCCGTCAGAGGCAGCTGCACACTTCTACTTCGAGCTGGCGAAGACGGTGCTGATCAAGGCAGGGGGCAACAGCAGCACTTCCATTTTCACACATCCATCTTCCTCAGGGGGCCACCAGGGTCCTCACCGAAACCTGCACCTTTGCGCCTTCGAGATTGGGCTCTATGCCCTTGGCCTGCACAACTTTGTTTCTCCCAACTGGCTCTCACGTACCTATTCTTCCCACGTTTCCTGGATTACAG GCCAGGCAATGGAGATTGGCAGTGCAGCCCTAACTATACTGGTAGAATGCTGGGATGGGCATCTGACGCCCCCTGAGGTTGCATCCCTGGCCGACAGGGCATCACGGGCACGAGACTCCAATATGGTGAGGGCAGCGGCAGAGCTAGCCCTAAGTTGTCTGCCTCATGCCCATGCGTTGAACCCCAATGAGATCCAGCGGGCCCTGGTGCAGTGCAAGGAGCAG GATAACCTGATGTTGGAGAAGGCCTGCATGGCAGTGGAAGAGGCAGCTAAGGGTGGGGGCGTATACCCCGAAGTGTTGTTTGAGGTTGCTCACCAGTGGTTCTGGCTATATGAGCAAACAGCAGGTGGCTCATCCACAGCCCGTGAAGGGGCTACAAGCTGTAATGCCAGTGGGATCAAGGCAGCTGGGGAGGCTGGGCGGGGGCTGCCTGAGGGCAGGGGGGGCCCAGGGACTGAGCCGGTTACTGTGGCGGCAGCAGCAGTGACAGCAGCCACAGTGGTGCCAGTCATCTCGGTGGGGTCCAGTTTATATCCGGGTCCAGGACTGGGGCATGGTCATTCCCCTGGCCTGCACCCCTACACTGCTCTACAGCCCCACCTGCCCTGCAGCCCTCAATACCTCACCCACCCAGCTCACCCCGCCCACCCCATGCCTCACATGCCCCGGCCTGCCGTCTTCCCTGTGCCCAGCTCTGCGTACCCACAG GGTGTGCATCCTGCATTCCTGGGGGCTCAGTACCCTTACTCGGTGACTCCCCCCTCACTTGCTGCCACTGCTGTGTCTTTCCCCGTCCCTTCCATGGCACCCATCACAGTACATCCCTACCACACAGAGCCAGGGCTCCCACTGCCCACCAGTGTGGCCTGTGAGTTGTGGGGACAGGGAACAG TGAGCAGTGTCCATCCAGCTTCCACGTTTCCAGCCATCCAGGGTGCCTCACTGCCTGCCCTGACCACACAGCCCAGCCCTCTGGTGAGCGGGGGTTTTCCACCACCTGAGGAGGAGGCGCACAGTCAGCCTGTCAACCCGCACAGCCTCCACCACCTGCACGCGGCCTACCGTGTTG GAATGCTGGCACTGGAGATGCTGGGTCGCCGGGCACACAACGATCACCCCAACAACTTCTCCCGCTCCCCCCCCTACACTGATGATGTCAAATGGTTGCTGGGGCTGGCAGCAAAGCTGG GAGATCGTCATGGAGACGCTGCAGCGGCTGAGCCCCGCTCATGCCCACAACCACCTGCGGGCCCCGGCCTTCCACCAACTGGTGCAGCGCTGCCAGCAGGCATACATGCAG TACATCCACCACCGCTTGATTCACCTGACCCCCGCCGACTACGACGACTTTGTGAATGCGATCCGGAGTGCTCGCAGCGCCTTCTGCCTGACCCCCATGGGCATGATGCAGTTCAACGACATCCTGCAGAACCTCAAGCGCAGCAAACAGACCAAGGAGCTGTGGCAGCGGGTCTCACTCGAGatgaccaccttctccccctgagTCTGGCCCCCCTAGGGGCCTATACAGGGACACAGGCCTGTGGCTATGGGGGCTCCTCACAAAGGGGGAATGAATCTTGGCTGGACAGATCATCCCCACTCGGTTCCCTGGTAGCCCAGACTGGCAGCTGCTCTTGGGCTGTAGCTTGGGGCCAAGATGTCTCAGACCCTAGAAGCCTAGGGTTGGGGGAGACAGCCCTGTCTGGGAGGGGGCGTTGGGTGGCCTCTGGTATTTATTtggcatttataaatatataa